A genomic segment from Cyanobium sp. NIES-981 encodes:
- a CDS encoding HDIG domain-containing metalloprotein has product MGWRLPTIPIPRRLLRLWRHWLRAERPRQPPAWWLLRDTAAVLVVCALVAMVSSWPWLAEPNLRPGMLAPFTVRAPETAAVVDSTALEERRQQMLPRTTVQVVDQPANQRLRRLLDEQIQAIEQMLATNQPRVEPVTLTDEERRWLRRLDSLQLTAWAREVRQAQLRMLSQGLAPGLSEGQLVDAATMQLEDLSDQGRNLGARLLVQTLHGQTNLRSDPALSQRRIEALISQQGIPTIAVEKGDLVVRQGEAINAQAFDVLDHFGLVNRRPRPLAWLGHFLESLAVTGTMVLLLRRWRSSLEPRQAMLALGTLLAVQGLHLWLDQLASPMVLLVPPTLLLAQGLGTACGLAWLAAATLLWPIPLSGLLGLRLLLAAATAGVAAVAAGRQRTRAELLQLAVLLPGGAVLLQWMLLQGRGQPGQFDLLSEALLLGGLLMAGLLLAPLVETFFGLMTRTRLLELADLERPLLRRLSCEAPGTFEHTLMIAGLAEEGARSIGADVDLVRTGALYHDVGKLHGPQWFIENQEEGANPHDKLDDPFASAAILQAHVDEGLRLARRYRLPRPLADFIPEHQGTLKMGYFFHQARERDPSVPEQLFRYRGPTPRSRETAILMLADGCEAALRSLPPGTNEAEARAMVRRILEARMQDGQLANSGIGRAELELLIRAFVRVWKRMRHRRIPYPIPRRKAFSA; this is encoded by the coding sequence ATGGGCTGGCGGCTGCCGACGATCCCGATCCCACGCCGGCTGCTCCGCCTCTGGCGGCACTGGCTGCGTGCCGAGCGGCCGCGCCAGCCTCCGGCCTGGTGGCTGCTGCGCGACACCGCTGCGGTGCTGGTGGTGTGTGCGCTGGTGGCCATGGTCAGCAGCTGGCCCTGGCTGGCGGAGCCGAATCTGCGCCCCGGCATGCTGGCGCCCTTCACGGTGCGGGCTCCCGAGACGGCCGCGGTGGTCGACAGCACCGCCCTCGAGGAACGGCGCCAGCAGATGCTGCCGCGCACCACGGTGCAGGTGGTGGACCAGCCCGCGAATCAGCGCCTGAGGCGCCTGCTGGACGAACAGATCCAGGCGATCGAGCAGATGCTGGCCACCAACCAGCCGCGGGTGGAGCCCGTGACCCTCACCGATGAGGAGCGCCGCTGGCTCCGGCGGCTGGACAGCCTGCAGCTCACCGCCTGGGCCCGGGAGGTGCGCCAGGCCCAGCTGCGCATGCTCAGCCAGGGGCTGGCACCGGGGCTCTCGGAGGGGCAGCTGGTGGATGCCGCCACCATGCAGCTGGAGGATCTGTCCGACCAGGGCCGCAACCTCGGTGCCCGCCTGCTGGTGCAGACCCTGCACGGCCAGACCAACCTGCGCAGCGATCCGGCCCTCAGCCAGCGGCGCATCGAGGCCCTGATCAGCCAGCAGGGCATCCCCACGATCGCGGTGGAGAAGGGAGATCTGGTGGTGCGCCAGGGCGAAGCGATCAATGCGCAGGCCTTCGATGTGCTCGATCACTTCGGGCTGGTGAACCGGCGGCCGCGGCCGCTGGCCTGGCTGGGCCACTTCCTCGAGAGCCTGGCCGTGACTGGAACGATGGTGCTGCTGCTCCGACGCTGGCGCAGCAGCCTGGAGCCGCGCCAGGCGATGCTGGCGCTGGGAACGCTCCTGGCCGTGCAGGGGCTGCATCTCTGGCTCGACCAGCTGGCCAGCCCGATGGTGCTGCTGGTGCCCCCCACCCTGCTGCTGGCCCAGGGACTGGGCACGGCCTGCGGGCTGGCCTGGCTGGCGGCCGCCACGCTCCTCTGGCCCATCCCCCTGAGCGGCCTCCTGGGGCTGCGCCTGCTGCTGGCCGCCGCCACCGCCGGGGTGGCGGCGGTGGCGGCCGGGCGCCAGCGCACCAGGGCCGAACTGCTGCAGCTGGCGGTGCTGCTGCCGGGGGGAGCCGTCCTGCTGCAGTGGATGCTCCTGCAGGGCCGCGGCCAGCCCGGCCAGTTCGACCTGCTGAGCGAAGCCCTGCTGCTGGGGGGTCTGCTCATGGCCGGGCTGCTGCTCGCTCCTCTGGTGGAGACCTTCTTCGGGCTGATGACGCGCACGCGGCTGCTGGAACTGGCCGACCTGGAGCGGCCGCTGCTGCGGCGGCTGTCCTGCGAGGCGCCGGGGACCTTCGAGCACACCCTGATGATCGCGGGCCTGGCCGAGGAGGGCGCCCGCAGCATCGGCGCGGATGTGGATCTGGTACGCACCGGCGCCCTATACCACGACGTGGGCAAGCTGCACGGCCCGCAGTGGTTCATCGAGAACCAGGAGGAGGGGGCCAACCCGCACGACAAGCTCGACGATCCCTTCGCCAGCGCAGCGATCCTCCAGGCCCATGTCGATGAGGGGCTCCGGCTGGCCAGGCGGTACCGCCTGCCACGGCCCCTGGCGGACTTCATCCCGGAACATCAGGGCACCCTGAAGATGGGGTACTTCTTCCATCAGGCCCGCGAGCGGGATCCCTCGGTGCCGGAACAGCTGTTCCGCTATCGCGGCCCCACACCGCGCAGCCGGGAGACCGCGATCCTGATGCTGGCCGATGGCTGTGAGGCGGCGCTGCGCTCCCTGCCACCCGGCACCAACGAGGCCGAGGCCCGCGCCATGGTGCGGCGCATCCTCGAGGCAAGGATGCAGGATGGCCAGCTGGCCAACAGCGGCATCGGCCGGGCCGAACTGGAGCTGCTGATCAGGGCCTTCGTGCGGGTGTGGAAGCGGATGCGGCACCGGCGCATCCCCTATCCGATTCCGCGGCGCAAGGCGTTCAGCGCCTGA
- a CDS encoding peptide ligase PGM1-related protein, with protein MHDLEQLAEATAALWEAHPELRSCVVKLNEGFSGEGNARLALAPLQLADVSARQRRQRLRAALDTLPMPSPRWRELMGQQGALVEAWLEGGEELRSPSVQGTIHPGAAGRPGAVEVLSSHEQVLGGAGGQTYLGCRFPAADPYRAALMRHGARVGEALAQEGALERYAVDFIARRFGERWELQAIEINLRQGGTTHPYMALNAITSGRLEPGNGLYRSPTGTPLFYRATDNLCSPQLRGLLPIDLIDIVAEAGLHYDPAQLRGSVFHLLGCLSEYGKLGMTCIGRSAAEAEAVYEATEARLVQAAAERAGGLTGPLR; from the coding sequence GTGCACGACCTCGAGCAGCTGGCCGAGGCCACCGCCGCACTCTGGGAGGCCCATCCGGAGCTGCGCAGCTGCGTGGTGAAGCTGAACGAGGGCTTCAGCGGCGAGGGCAATGCGCGGCTGGCCCTGGCGCCGCTGCAGCTGGCGGACGTGTCGGCGCGGCAGCGGCGCCAGCGGCTGCGCGCCGCCCTCGACACGCTGCCGATGCCCTCGCCGCGCTGGCGCGAGCTGATGGGCCAGCAGGGGGCGCTGGTGGAGGCCTGGCTGGAGGGCGGCGAGGAACTGCGCTCCCCGAGCGTGCAGGGCACCATCCATCCCGGGGCGGCGGGGCGCCCGGGGGCGGTGGAGGTGCTCTCCAGCCATGAGCAGGTGCTGGGGGGAGCGGGGGGACAGACCTACCTGGGCTGCCGCTTCCCCGCGGCCGACCCCTACCGGGCAGCCCTGATGCGCCACGGGGCCCGGGTGGGAGAGGCGCTGGCCCAGGAAGGGGCGCTGGAGCGCTACGCCGTGGACTTCATCGCCCGCCGCTTCGGAGAGCGGTGGGAGCTGCAGGCGATCGAGATCAACCTGCGCCAGGGGGGCACCACCCATCCCTACATGGCCCTGAACGCCATCACCAGCGGCCGGCTGGAGCCCGGGAACGGGCTGTACCGCTCCCCCACCGGCACGCCGCTCTTCTACCGGGCCACGGACAACCTCTGCTCGCCCCAGCTGCGGGGCCTGCTGCCGATCGACCTGATCGACATCGTGGCCGAGGCGGGCCTCCACTACGACCCGGCCCAGCTGCGCGGCAGCGTGTTCCACCTGCTGGGCTGCCTCTCGGAATACGGCAAGCTGGGCATGACCTGCATCGGTCGCAGCGCGGCGGAGGCAGAGGCGGTGTACGAGGCCACCGAGGCACGGCTGGTGCAGGCCGCGGCGGAGCGTGCGGGGGGCCTGACCGGCCCCTTGCGGTGA
- a CDS encoding NYN domain-containing protein, with the protein MDTSVQPRFQPRPRQLVVAVDGHSMFYAQQKLGWFFDPRRLLQHASAQAGLELAGAFWYAGLKDPSDQRPFRDALTSLGFTVRTRPLRELAPPAAANGGGAHAGEAEHRLPEHRQLEHRQLEHRAPEPRPVEQRHFVRANLDVEVAVDLMMVAPRTDEVWLLSGSRDLDRLVEVLRAKGLRITLISTEGMVARELRNAADGFVDLASLRGVLEKAESIQQPVFLRT; encoded by the coding sequence ATGGATACCAGTGTTCAGCCCCGCTTCCAGCCCCGTCCGCGGCAGCTGGTGGTGGCCGTGGATGGGCACAGCATGTTCTATGCCCAGCAGAAGCTGGGCTGGTTCTTCGACCCACGGCGCCTGCTGCAGCATGCTTCGGCGCAGGCCGGTCTGGAGCTGGCCGGGGCGTTCTGGTACGCGGGGCTGAAGGACCCCTCGGACCAGCGCCCGTTCCGGGATGCCCTCACCAGCCTGGGCTTCACGGTGCGGACCCGGCCCCTGCGGGAACTGGCTCCCCCGGCGGCGGCCAACGGCGGCGGCGCCCACGCCGGGGAGGCCGAGCACCGTCTGCCTGAGCACCGGCAACTCGAGCACCGCCAGCTTGAGCACCGAGCTCCCGAACCGCGCCCTGTCGAACAGCGCCACTTCGTGCGGGCCAACCTCGATGTGGAGGTCGCCGTGGACCTGATGATGGTGGCCCCCCGCACCGATGAGGTGTGGCTGCTGAGCGGCAGCCGGGACCTGGACCGGCTGGTGGAGGTGCTGCGGGCCAAGGGTCTGCGGATCACCCTGATCAGCACCGAGGGGATGGTGGCGCGGGAGCTGCGCAACGCCGCCGATGGTTTCGTGGACCTGGCCAGCCTGCGGGGCGTGCTGGAGAAGGCCGAATCGATCCAGCAGCCGGTGTTCCTGCGGACCTGA
- the crtL gene encoding lycopene beta cyclase → MRAAPAVPPPSSDVLVVGAGPAGLCIAAALAAEGLQVAVLAADDPEAPWANTYGIWGEEVDTLGLAHLLGHRWSRTVSYFGPGEADPAGPGNGPVRHGRDYGLFDRQRLQAHWLEQVRRHGVRWHRGEAVHLAFEGGRGAQEPGGVSVVGTAAGERLRARLVLDASGHRSALVQRPDEGPVAGQAAYGVVGRFTAAPVEPGQFVLMDFRCDHLSPEQRRESPSFLYAMDLGEGRFFVEETSLALAPPLPFDTLRQRLELRLAHRGVAISAVEHEEFCLFPMNLPLPDPHQPLLAFGGAAAMVHPASGYLVGALLRRAPGLARAVAAACADPQASPAALAAAGWAALWPQELRRKHALYQFGLEKLMRFPEARLRAFFATFFGLPPQQWYGFLTNTLSLPQLLTAMLRLFAMAPWEVRLGLLGLQGREPALLGRLLRP, encoded by the coding sequence ATGCGCGCGGCTCCCGCCGTGCCCCCCCCCAGCAGCGACGTGCTGGTGGTTGGTGCCGGCCCTGCCGGACTGTGCATTGCCGCGGCCCTGGCCGCGGAAGGTCTGCAGGTGGCGGTGCTGGCCGCGGATGACCCGGAAGCGCCATGGGCCAACACCTATGGCATCTGGGGTGAGGAGGTGGACACGCTCGGGCTGGCCCATCTGCTGGGCCATCGCTGGAGCCGCACGGTGAGTTATTTCGGCCCTGGGGAGGCCGATCCCGCCGGGCCCGGCAACGGGCCGGTGCGGCACGGCCGCGATTACGGCCTGTTCGACAGGCAGCGGCTGCAGGCCCACTGGCTGGAGCAGGTCCGGCGGCACGGCGTGCGCTGGCATCGGGGCGAGGCGGTGCACCTGGCGTTCGAGGGCGGGCGGGGAGCCCAGGAACCCGGCGGGGTGAGCGTGGTGGGCACGGCGGCCGGGGAGCGGCTCCGAGCCCGCCTGGTGCTCGACGCCAGCGGCCACCGTTCGGCCCTGGTGCAACGCCCCGATGAGGGGCCGGTGGCGGGGCAGGCGGCCTACGGCGTGGTGGGGCGCTTCACGGCCGCGCCGGTGGAGCCCGGACAGTTCGTGCTGATGGACTTCCGCTGCGATCACCTCAGCCCGGAGCAGCGCCGCGAATCACCCTCCTTCCTCTATGCCATGGACCTGGGCGAGGGGCGCTTCTTCGTGGAGGAGACCTCGCTGGCCCTGGCACCGCCGTTGCCCTTCGACACCCTGCGCCAGCGGCTGGAGCTGCGCCTCGCCCATCGCGGCGTGGCGATCAGCGCCGTGGAGCATGAGGAGTTCTGCCTGTTTCCCATGAACCTCCCCCTGCCGGATCCGCACCAGCCTCTGCTGGCCTTCGGCGGGGCGGCGGCGATGGTGCATCCCGCCAGCGGCTATCTGGTGGGGGCCCTGCTGCGCCGCGCCCCGGGTCTGGCCAGGGCCGTGGCCGCTGCCTGTGCCGATCCCCAGGCCTCCCCGGCCGCTCTGGCCGCCGCGGGCTGGGCTGCCCTCTGGCCGCAGGAGCTGCGGCGCAAGCATGCCCTCTACCAGTTCGGTCTGGAGAAGCTGATGCGCTTCCCGGAAGCCCGTCTGCGCGCCTTCTTCGCCACCTTCTTCGGGCTGCCGCCGCAGCAGTGGTATGGCTTTCTCACCAACACCCTGAGCCTTCCGCAGCTGCTCACGGCGATGCTGCGGCTGTTCGCCATGGCCCCCTGGGAGGTGCGCCTGGGGCTGCTCGGTCTGCAGGGCCGGGAGCCCGCGCTGCTCGGCCGGTTGCTGCGCCCCTGA
- a CDS encoding 2-isopropylmalate synthase, whose amino-acid sequence MARDPGRVLIFDTTLRDGEQSPGASLNLEEKLAIAQQLARLGVDIIEAGFPFASPGDFNAVQRIAESVGQAEGPVICGLARAAAGDIKACADAVAPAVHKRIHTFIATSDIHLEHKLRKSRAEVLAITAEMVDYARSLVDDVEFSCEDAGRSDPEFMYEVIEAAIKAGATTINIPDTVGYTTPAEFGELIAGINAQVPNIDQAVISVHGHNDLGLAVANFLEAVKNGARQLECTINGIGERAGNASLEELVMALHVRRSYFNPFLGRPPESTEPLTGVRTEEITKTSRLVSNLTGMAVQPNKAIVGANAFAHESGIHQDGVLKNRLTYEIIDARTVGLTDNRISLGKLSGRSAFRARLEELGYELTREDLDDAFARFKELADRKREITDRDLEAIVSEQVQQYDEGRFTLKSVQVSCGTGLQPTATVTLITADGAEISEAAIGTGPVDAVCQALNRLAQVPNELVEFSVKSVTEGIDAMGEVTIRLRHQGVLYSGHAADTDIVVAAAQAFVNALNRLVSGSQALPLHPQKAPLPQLGDLPLADRPRV is encoded by the coding sequence ATGGCCCGCGACCCAGGCCGTGTCCTGATTTTCGACACCACGCTGCGCGATGGCGAGCAGTCGCCGGGCGCCAGCCTCAACCTGGAAGAGAAGCTGGCCATCGCCCAGCAACTCGCCCGCCTGGGGGTGGACATCATCGAGGCCGGCTTCCCCTTCGCCAGCCCCGGCGACTTCAATGCGGTGCAGCGCATCGCCGAGAGCGTGGGCCAGGCCGAGGGTCCGGTGATCTGTGGCCTGGCCCGGGCCGCGGCAGGCGACATCAAGGCCTGTGCCGATGCCGTGGCGCCGGCGGTGCACAAGCGCATCCACACCTTCATCGCCACCAGCGACATCCACCTGGAGCACAAGCTCCGCAAGAGCCGCGCCGAGGTGCTGGCGATCACCGCCGAGATGGTCGACTACGCCCGTTCCCTGGTGGACGATGTGGAGTTCTCCTGCGAGGACGCCGGCCGCTCCGATCCGGAGTTCATGTACGAGGTGATCGAGGCGGCGATCAAGGCCGGCGCCACCACGATCAACATCCCCGACACGGTGGGCTACACCACCCCCGCCGAGTTCGGTGAGCTGATCGCCGGCATCAATGCCCAGGTGCCCAACATCGACCAGGCCGTGATCTCCGTGCATGGGCACAACGATCTGGGCCTGGCGGTGGCCAACTTCCTGGAGGCCGTGAAGAACGGAGCCCGCCAGCTCGAGTGCACGATCAACGGCATCGGCGAGAGGGCCGGCAATGCCTCGCTGGAGGAGCTGGTGATGGCGCTGCACGTGCGCCGCAGCTACTTCAATCCCTTCCTGGGGCGGCCGCCGGAGAGCACCGAGCCGCTCACCGGCGTGCGCACCGAGGAGATCACCAAGACCTCGCGGCTGGTGAGCAACCTCACCGGCATGGCGGTGCAGCCCAACAAGGCGATCGTGGGTGCCAACGCCTTCGCCCATGAATCCGGCATTCACCAGGATGGGGTGCTCAAGAACCGCCTCACCTACGAGATCATCGATGCGCGCACCGTGGGCCTCACGGACAACCGCATCTCCCTGGGCAAGCTGAGCGGCCGCAGCGCCTTCCGGGCGCGCCTCGAGGAGCTCGGCTATGAGCTCACCCGGGAGGATCTGGATGACGCCTTCGCCCGCTTCAAGGAGCTGGCCGATCGCAAGCGCGAGATCACCGACCGGGATCTCGAGGCGATCGTGAGCGAACAGGTGCAGCAGTACGACGAGGGCCGCTTCACCCTCAAGAGCGTGCAGGTGAGCTGCGGCACCGGCCTGCAGCCCACCGCCACCGTGACCCTGATCACGGCCGACGGCGCCGAGATCAGTGAGGCGGCCATCGGCACCGGGCCGGTGGATGCGGTGTGCCAGGCCCTCAACCGCCTGGCCCAGGTGCCCAACGAGCTGGTGGAGTTCTCGGTGAAGAGCGTCACCGAGGGCATCGACGCCATGGGGGAGGTGACGATCCGCCTGCGCCACCAGGGCGTGCTCTATTCGGGCCACGCGGCCGACACCGACATCGTGGTGGCCGCGGCCCAGGCGTTCGTGAATGCGCTCAACCGCCTGGTCTCGGGCAGTCAGGCCCTGCCGCTCCATCCCCAGAAGGCGCCGTTGCCCCAGCTGGGCGATCTGCCCCTGGCGGATCGGCCCAGGGTGTGA
- the galE gene encoding UDP-glucose 4-epimerase GalE, whose translation MTILVTGGAGYIGSHTVRALQRAGQPVLVLDNLVYGHRAIAEQVLQVPLVVGQLGDRPLLDALLQGDHPQLPAGPVRAVLHFAAYAYVGESVTDPARYYRNNLGDTLVLLEALHAEAGRRGQPIPLVFSSTCATYGIPAPEQIPISERCPQAPINPYGRSKWMVEQLLADFGAAYGQPSVIFRYFNAAGADPAADLGEDHDPETHLIPLVLEALAGRREAIQVFGRDYPTPDGTGIRDYIHVSDLAAAHVLGLERLFAQGGQHIYNLGTGSGYSVQQVIDAARQLTGRSLRVIDAPRRPGDPAELVADAALAMDELGWKPERSDLATILADAWAWHQRRWG comes from the coding sequence ATGACGATCCTGGTGACCGGCGGCGCCGGCTACATCGGCAGCCACACCGTGCGTGCCCTGCAGCGCGCCGGCCAGCCGGTGCTGGTGCTCGACAACCTGGTGTACGGCCACCGGGCCATCGCCGAGCAGGTGCTGCAGGTGCCCCTGGTGGTGGGGCAGCTGGGGGATCGCCCCCTGCTCGATGCCCTGCTCCAGGGCGACCACCCCCAGCTGCCGGCCGGGCCGGTGCGGGCCGTGCTGCACTTCGCCGCCTACGCCTACGTGGGCGAGAGCGTGACCGATCCGGCCCGCTACTACCGCAACAACCTGGGCGACACCCTGGTGCTGCTGGAGGCCCTGCACGCCGAGGCCGGGCGCCGTGGCCAGCCCATCCCGCTCGTCTTCAGCTCCACCTGCGCCACCTACGGCATCCCGGCGCCCGAGCAGATCCCGATCAGCGAGCGCTGTCCCCAGGCGCCGATCAACCCCTACGGCCGCAGCAAGTGGATGGTGGAGCAGCTGCTGGCCGATTTCGGCGCCGCCTACGGCCAGCCCAGCGTGATCTTCCGCTACTTCAACGCTGCCGGTGCCGATCCCGCCGCCGACCTCGGCGAAGACCACGACCCCGAAACCCACCTGATCCCGCTGGTGCTCGAAGCCCTGGCCGGCCGCCGCGAGGCGATCCAGGTGTTCGGCCGCGATTACCCCACCCCCGATGGCACCGGCATCCGCGACTACATCCACGTGAGCGACCTGGCCGCCGCCCATGTGCTCGGCCTGGAGCGGCTCTTCGCCCAGGGCGGCCAGCACATCTACAACCTCGGCACCGGCAGCGGCTATTCCGTGCAGCAGGTGATCGACGCGGCCCGGCAGCTCACTGGCCGCAGCCTGCGCGTCATCGACGCCCCCCGCCGCCCCGGCGATCCCGCCGAGCTCGTGGCCGATGCCGCCCTGGCGATGGATGAGCTGGGCTGGAAGCCCGAGCGCTCCGATCTGGCCACGATCCTGGCCGACGCCTGGGCCTGGCACCAGCGCCGCTGGGGCTGA
- a CDS encoding glycoside hydrolase family 57 protein, producing the protein MANGQLALVLHAHLPYVRSSEPGSLEADWYFQALQECYLPLLECLEAAAADPQQHPRLTLGLSPTLLSLLADQELNARFLPWLDTRLELLALAPHGFEAAAADLHHRLERVRHQWQECQGRLVPRFRRLQQAGVLDLITCGATHGYLPLLRQVPEAVRAQLLNAVREHRRQLGEPPLGIWLPECAYYEGLDQQLIAAGLRYSVLDGHGLLHGQPRPRYGVFAPICSPAGVAFFGRDGNATLPVWSAREGYPGDGAYREFHRDLGWDLPVERLEAAGITSRRPLGLKLHRVSGRGCPLDRKQPYDPALAAQRIEEHASAYLEGRRLELNGLADSMAQSPLLVAPFDAELFGHWWFEGPRFLAALFRHAAAAGVQLVTLREVLARDQTLQLCHPSPSSWGQGGYHDYWLNDTNAWVVAEWQRASLAMVRRVNRGVGSAEQRRMLTQAGRELLLAQSSDWSFILRAGTTTELARERIERHLERFWRLLDAIEAGTALPEGWLQAVEGEDALLPELNAADWMTPIR; encoded by the coding sequence ATGGCCAACGGGCAACTGGCCCTCGTCCTGCACGCCCATCTGCCCTACGTGCGCTCCAGCGAGCCCGGCTCACTGGAGGCGGACTGGTACTTCCAGGCCCTGCAGGAGTGCTACCTGCCGCTGCTGGAATGCCTGGAGGCCGCCGCCGCGGATCCGCAGCAGCACCCCAGGCTCACCCTCGGCCTCTCGCCCACGCTGCTGAGCCTGCTGGCCGATCAGGAGCTCAACGCCCGCTTCCTGCCCTGGCTCGACACCCGGCTGGAGCTGCTGGCCCTGGCACCACACGGATTCGAGGCTGCCGCCGCCGATCTGCACCACCGGCTCGAGCGGGTGCGGCACCAGTGGCAGGAGTGCCAGGGGCGGCTGGTCCCCCGCTTCCGCCGCCTGCAGCAGGCCGGTGTGCTCGATCTCATCACCTGCGGCGCCACCCACGGCTACCTGCCCCTGCTGCGCCAGGTGCCCGAGGCGGTGCGGGCCCAGCTGCTCAACGCCGTTCGCGAGCATCGCCGCCAGCTGGGCGAGCCCCCACTGGGCATCTGGCTGCCGGAGTGTGCCTACTACGAAGGGCTCGATCAGCAGCTGATCGCCGCCGGTCTGCGCTACTCGGTGCTGGATGGTCACGGCCTGCTGCACGGCCAGCCCCGGCCGCGCTACGGCGTGTTCGCGCCGATCTGCTCCCCGGCGGGGGTGGCCTTCTTCGGCCGCGACGGCAACGCCACCCTGCCGGTGTGGAGTGCCCGCGAGGGCTACCCAGGCGACGGGGCCTACCGGGAGTTCCACCGCGACCTGGGCTGGGATCTGCCCGTGGAGCGGTTGGAGGCGGCCGGCATCACCAGCCGCCGGCCGCTGGGGCTCAAGCTGCACCGGGTGAGCGGCAGGGGCTGCCCGCTCGATCGGAAACAGCCCTACGACCCGGCCCTGGCCGCGCAGAGGATCGAGGAGCACGCCAGCGCCTATCTCGAAGGCCGGCGGCTCGAGCTGAACGGCCTGGCCGACTCGATGGCCCAGTCCCCCCTCCTGGTGGCGCCGTTCGACGCCGAGCTGTTCGGCCACTGGTGGTTCGAGGGTCCCCGCTTCCTGGCCGCCCTGTTCCGCCACGCCGCCGCTGCCGGGGTGCAGCTGGTGACGCTGCGGGAGGTGCTGGCCCGGGATCAGACCCTGCAGCTCTGCCATCCCTCCCCCAGCAGCTGGGGCCAGGGGGGGTACCACGACTACTGGCTCAACGACACCAATGCCTGGGTGGTGGCGGAATGGCAGCGCGCCTCGCTGGCGATGGTGCGCCGGGTGAACCGCGGGGTGGGCAGCGCCGAGCAGCGGCGGATGCTCACCCAGGCGGGCCGGGAGCTGCTGCTGGCCCAGAGTTCCGACTGGAGCTTCATCCTCAGGGCCGGCACCACCACCGAGCTGGCCCGGGAACGGATCGAACGCCATCTGGAGCGCTTCTGGCGGCTGCTCGATGCGATCGAAGCGGGCACCGCGTTGCCGGAGGGCTGGCTCCAGGCCGTGGAGGGGGAGGATGCCCTGCTGCCGGAGCTCAATGCCGCCGACTGGATGACCCCGATCCGCTGA
- a CDS encoding carbohydrate ABC transporter permease: MRQPLSGPRRSLAASALQLALLLLLAVAMLVPLLWLVSTSLKGPAENIFTSPPALLPAEPSLEAYQRLFADNPMLTYLLNSTVVSALAVLANLLFCSLAAYPLARLRFAGRGLVLALVVATILIPFQVVMIPLYLLMVQIGLRNSLWALIIPQAATAFGIFLLRQSFVGVPVELEEAARSDGCSRVGEWWNVMIPAARADLITLAMFVFIGTWSDFLWPLVILDEPQLYTLPLGLQQLASSFSLDWRLVAAGSVVSILPVLVLFIALQRYILPSASGDAVKG, encoded by the coding sequence ATGCGTCAGCCCCTCTCAGGTCCGCGCCGTTCCCTGGCCGCCTCGGCCCTCCAGCTGGCGCTGCTTCTGCTGCTGGCCGTGGCGATGCTGGTGCCACTGCTCTGGCTGGTGAGCACCTCGCTGAAGGGTCCGGCCGAGAACATCTTCACCAGCCCGCCGGCCCTGCTGCCGGCCGAGCCGAGCCTGGAGGCCTACCAGCGCCTCTTCGCCGATAACCCGATGCTCACCTATCTGCTCAACAGCACGGTGGTGAGCGCCCTGGCGGTGCTGGCCAACCTGCTGTTCTGCTCGCTGGCGGCCTATCCCCTGGCCCGGCTGCGCTTCGCCGGCCGCGGGCTGGTGCTGGCGCTGGTGGTGGCCACGATCCTGATCCCCTTCCAGGTGGTGATGATCCCGCTGTATCTGCTGATGGTGCAGATCGGCCTGCGCAACAGCCTCTGGGCCCTGATCATCCCCCAGGCGGCGACCGCCTTCGGCATCTTCCTGCTGCGCCAGAGCTTCGTGGGGGTGCCGGTGGAACTGGAGGAGGCGGCCCGCAGCGACGGCTGCTCCCGGGTGGGGGAATGGTGGAACGTGATGATTCCGGCGGCGCGGGCCGATCTGATCACCCTGGCGATGTTCGTGTTCATCGGCACCTGGAGCGATTTCCTCTGGCCCCTGGTGATCCTCGATGAGCCCCAGCTCTACACCCTGCCGCTCGGTCTGCAGCAGTTGGCCAGCAGCTTCTCGCTCGACTGGCGCCTGGTGGCCGCGGGGTCGGTCGTGTCGATCCTGCCGGTGCTGGTGCTGTTCATCGCCCTGCAGCGCTACATACTGCCCAGCGCCAGCGGTGATGCCGTGAAGGGCTGA